A region of Gracilinanus agilis isolate LMUSP501 chromosome 3, AgileGrace, whole genome shotgun sequence DNA encodes the following proteins:
- the LOC123241456 gene encoding uncharacterized protein LOC123241456 has translation MTLLSSLLLLLVVGVTSVESVSSYSFHLHTCLYLLRHMTVVAESQDRNLTEKTTANILESPKYPMQKGSLNLLKQKWESNDGQKSECNVGGSRCRRFQPKDNKLLESGNAADASTGLSIAPKFISNLGEQKKDMESVCKIDTGLDGGQIEVIKEDMKGARRRIEHFSIALEELKSIFEAPRGAAGLAGGSKKVRHSIVICNRQVTN, from the exons ATGACTTTGTTATCATCATTGCTCTTGTTGTTGGTAGTAGGAGTGACCTCTGTGGAGTCAGTGTCTAGCTACTCCTTTCATCTTCATACATGTTTATATCTCTTG AGACACATGACTGTTGTAGCTGAGTCTCAGGACAGAAACTTGACAGAAAAGACCACGGCG AACATCCTGGAGTCACCCAAGTATCCAATGCAGAAGGGCTCCCTTAACCTTCTGAAGCAGAAATGGGAGTCCAACGATGGCCAGAAAAGTGAATGTAATGTTGGGGGCAGCCGCTGTAGACGCTTCCAACCCAAAGACAACAAATTACTTGAGTCTGGAAATGCTGCAGATGCATCAACTGGGCTTTCCATAGCCCCCAAATTCATATCAAATCTAGGAGAGCAAAAGAAGGACATGGAATCAGTGTGCAAAATAGATACTGGACTAGATGGTGGCCAGATTGAAGTGATAAAAGAGGATATGAAGGGGGCTCGCCGCAGGATCGAGCACTTCTCAATTGCCCTGGAGGAGCTAAAGAGTATATTTGAAGCTCCCAGGGGTGCAGCTGGCCTGGCTGGTGGCAGCAAAAAGGTAAGACATTCCATTGTAATATGTAACCGGCAGGTAACCAACTAA